Proteins from a single region of Macaca fascicularis isolate 582-1 chromosome 5, T2T-MFA8v1.1:
- the GSTCD gene encoding glutathione S-transferase C-terminal domain-containing protein isoform X2 produces MKAIKKSLTEEEYLYLDFSHQTKGCIFPLHTSVTLFLLSYCDCKIFKICLVVTKEVSTDSSLLRDDLIQDVEIQIISRQELPPIVQNCCLPAVVERSDNFCRAGLAVVLRHIIQKSYEADPLKKELLELLGFKKTCLKACAEVSQWTRLCELTIPLAIENFLRESSDQPPTIPVEILQLEKKLSEPVRVHNDDKLRRQKLKQQKADGVGPPLTKGKAKSKVHTQETSEELDSSSESLELKVAFSKLTVQEEPATTNREPSHIRKAKASDLPPLEHVFAEGLYFTLADIVLLPCIHHFLVIICKKFSEKLVEFPLLASWYQRIQEVPRVKTAASKCGIQFLHLPKLLTVSTEQRPNLSEVPGVEEHSDPLFIGGPRPTMAKLMEKGIEVMFSPHPCPTWTVDWNVLPAAVSPKEGLLEFAGGPLQYTLFSWVSPVEAAEQ; encoded by the exons atgaaagccatAAAGAAAAGTCTTACAGAAGAAGAATACCTGTATCTGGACTTTTCTCACCAAACAAAAGGATGCATCTTTCCTCTTCATACATCTgtaactttatttctgttatcttACTGTGActgtaaaatctttaaaatttgctTAGTTGTCACCAAAGAAGTGAGTACAGATAGTTCACTACTAAGAGATGATCTGATCCAGGATGTTGAAATACAGATTATTTCAAGGCAAGAGCTCCCACCAATAGTCCAGAATTGCTGTTTGCCTGCAGTAGTAGAACGATCAGACAATTTTTGTAGAGCAGGACTTGCCGTTGTATTGAGACACATAATCCAGAAATCCTATGAAGCAGACCCCTTAAAGAAGGAACTTTTGGAACTTCTGGGCTTTAAAAAGACTTGCTTGAAAGCCTGTGCTGAA gttAGTCAGTGGACCAGGCTATGTGAACTCACCATCCCTTTGGCTATTGAGAATTTTCTCAGAGAATCTTCTGACCAGCCCCCAACTATACCTGTAGAAATACTACAGCTAGAGAAAAAGCTTAGTGAGCCTGTTAGAGTGCATAATGATGATAAACTCCGCAGGCAGAAACTCAAGCAACAGAAGGCTGATGGAGTTGGGCCTCCCCTTACTAAGGGAAAGGCAAAGAGCAAGGTCCACACGCAGGAAACATCTGAAGAGTTGGACTCTTCATCTGAGAGTCTGGAACTGAAAGTGGCATTCTCAAAGCTCACAGTGCAGGAAGAACCAGCTACTACCAACAGAGAGCCTTCTCACATCAGAAAAGCAAAAGCCTCCGACCTTCCACCTCTGGAGCATGTGTTTGCAGAAGGGCTTTACTTCACTCTGGCAGATATCGTGCTCTTGCCCTGTATCCATCATTTCTTG GTAATTATCTgcaagaaattttctgagaagcTGGTAGAATTTCCATTGCTAGCCTCTTGGTACCAGAGGATTCAGGAAGTGCCAAGAGTAAAAACAGCAGCTTCTAAGTGTGGGATCCAATTTCTCCATTTACCAAAGTTGTTGACAGTCTCAACTGAGCAGCGTCCAAACTTAAGTGAAGTCCCAGGTGTAGAAGAGCACAGCGATCCTTTATTTATAGGAGGACCAAGACCAACCATGGCCAAGTTAATG GAAAAGGGCATTGAAGTGATGTTTTCTCCCCACCCTTGCCCTACTTGGACTGTTGATTGGAATGTTCTCCCTGCAGCAGTCAGCCCAAAGGAAg